In Mycoplasmopsis californica, one genomic interval encodes:
- a CDS encoding GIY-YIG nuclease family protein, producing the protein MSQKVLENLKNVPKNSGVYSWKDIDGKVIYVGKAKNLFNRMHQYFEGAINSYKTHALVQKISDFEIFITRNDREALLLEKLLIEKFNPEYNILLLDDKVYPYIKIELKNHSLDISIVRRIKKKNSTKTIFFGPFPMGFGAGVIVKLLQREAFYENGLKISTKDSSYWENKFNQIKKIITFQDQYISELEQKMYQASDLHQFEIARDIRDSLQFLKKIKQDQVIELKNFANIDVIAYRFQNHKLSATILFYRHGNLIGKHNLTHEMYIDELETLVQFFNNYYTNNQAPDLIISEQNTLDFNLDEQLSLNFIFPKKGQYKKVLDIAKLNLEEYLKTKSSTENTYEQKVFQHLEDLKSYTNNKLCTKIVAFDNSNYANTNPVGVAVTYTNGFKNTQYYRKFNHNLDSSRQADVEYMRQSALKYFENSTQNLIPDLIIADGSFSQVNEIKSVLTELNIKIPVIGLVKDKYHRTAKIIDVNSQLRSIKPQSLKNFLSQIQIEVDRYAKSVFRNKKKIASLEGKLQKIKGIGDKIEAKLLNHFKNYYNIYNATLNELKKVVSTDLAEKIFNKEYLKEE; encoded by the coding sequence ATGAGCCAAAAAGTTCTTGAAAATCTAAAAAACGTTCCTAAGAATTCAGGCGTTTATTCGTGAAAAGATATTGATGGTAAAGTTATTTATGTTGGTAAAGCTAAAAATTTATTTAATAGAATGCACCAATATTTTGAAGGGGCAATAAATTCATATAAAACACACGCACTGGTTCAAAAAATCTCTGATTTTGAAATTTTCATTACACGTAATGACAGAGAAGCATTACTACTTGAAAAATTATTAATCGAAAAATTTAATCCAGAATACAATATTCTTTTACTCGATGACAAAGTATATCCTTATATTAAAATAGAACTTAAAAATCATAGTTTAGATATTAGCATCGTGCGTCGAATTAAGAAAAAAAACTCAACAAAAACGATATTCTTCGGACCTTTTCCAATGGGTTTTGGTGCTGGTGTTATCGTAAAACTTCTCCAACGCGAAGCTTTTTACGAAAACGGACTTAAAATCAGTACAAAAGACTCTAGTTACTGAGAAAATAAATTCAACCAAATTAAAAAAATAATCACTTTTCAAGATCAATATATTAGCGAATTAGAGCAAAAAATGTATCAAGCAAGTGACCTACATCAATTCGAAATTGCACGCGATATTCGCGATAGCTTACAATTTTTAAAAAAAATTAAACAAGACCAAGTTATCGAATTAAAAAACTTCGCCAACATTGATGTTATCGCCTATCGCTTCCAAAACCATAAATTATCAGCAACAATTTTGTTTTATCGCCACGGTAATTTAATTGGAAAACATAATTTAACTCATGAAATGTATATTGACGAATTAGAAACATTAGTCCAATTTTTTAATAATTATTACACAAATAATCAAGCTCCTGACCTAATAATTTCTGAACAAAACACTTTAGATTTCAATCTTGATGAACAATTATCTTTAAATTTTATTTTCCCTAAAAAAGGGCAATACAAAAAAGTATTAGACATTGCCAAATTGAATTTAGAAGAATATCTAAAAACCAAATCTAGTACAGAAAACACATATGAACAAAAGGTTTTTCAGCATCTTGAAGACTTGAAATCATACACCAACAATAAATTATGTACAAAAATTGTTGCATTTGATAATTCAAATTATGCCAATACTAATCCAGTCGGAGTGGCAGTCACTTACACAAACGGCTTCAAAAACACTCAATATTACCGTAAATTTAATCACAACCTTGATTCTAGTCGGCAAGCAGATGTTGAGTATATGCGTCAAAGTGCGCTTAAATACTTTGAAAATAGCACCCAAAATCTGATTCCAGACTTAATTATTGCTGATGGATCATTTTCACAAGTTAATGAAATAAAATCAGTTTTAACTGAACTAAATATAAAAATTCCTGTAATTGGTTTAGTTAAGGATAAATATCATCGCACAGCTAAAATAATTGACGTAAATTCGCAATTACGTTCAATTAAACCACAGAGCTTAAAAAATTTTTTAAGCCAAATTCAAATTGAGGTGGATCGGTATGCAAAATCGGTTTTTAGAAACAAGAAAAAAATCGCCTCACTCGAAGGTAAATTGCAAAAAATTAAAGGAATTGGCGACAAAATTGAGGCAAAACTTCTAAATCACTTTAAAAATTATTATAATATTTATAATGCTACTCTCAACGAATTAAAAAAAGTCGTCTCGACTGATTTAGCAGAAAAAATATTTAACAAAGAATATTTAAAAGAGGAATAA
- the pip gene encoding prolyl aminopeptidase: MTYLKYLFSPIEPYFKDFYQPLDSEHKIYYEISGNPEGIPVVYIHGGPGGGTSPVCRRFFDPKKYKIILIDQRGCGQSKPSMLMKNNTTDFLVEDMEAIRKLLGIDKWVLFGGSWGTTLSLCYAIKYPNNVAAMVLRGIYLNRQSDIDWLFQEGASYMRPKEFAKFIEPLGLHERQNIVDSYFERMNFGDEETKKAALAAWCEWECALISMKKIKIDVFKDFKSTAEISYIENYYFKNKGFMPENYILDNVERIKHIPTHIIHGEYDLDCRPSGAYELHQKLPNSSLWMLTNTAHTQREWKIAKKLVEIMQKLEV, from the coding sequence ATGACATATTTAAAATATCTATTTTCGCCAATTGAGCCATATTTTAAAGATTTTTATCAACCATTAGATAGCGAACATAAAATATATTATGAAATCAGCGGAAATCCTGAAGGTATCCCTGTAGTTTATATACACGGCGGGCCCGGAGGTGGAACATCTCCAGTTTGCAGACGCTTTTTCGATCCTAAAAAGTATAAAATTATTTTAATCGATCAAAGAGGATGCGGGCAAAGTAAGCCTTCAATGTTAATGAAAAATAATACTACTGATTTTTTAGTTGAAGATATGGAAGCTATTCGCAAGTTGCTAGGTATAGATAAATGAGTACTTTTTGGCGGATCATGAGGAACAACGTTGAGTTTATGCTATGCAATTAAATATCCAAATAATGTTGCGGCAATGGTTTTACGAGGAATTTATTTAAATAGACAAAGCGACATTGATTGATTATTTCAAGAAGGCGCTAGTTATATGCGTCCAAAAGAGTTTGCAAAATTTATTGAACCTCTTGGGTTGCATGAACGTCAAAATATCGTAGACTCTTATTTTGAAAGAATGAATTTTGGTGATGAAGAAACAAAAAAAGCTGCATTAGCTGCTTGATGTGAATGAGAGTGTGCTTTAATAAGCATGAAGAAAATTAAAATTGATGTTTTTAAAGACTTTAAGTCAACGGCTGAAATTTCGTACATTGAGAATTATTATTTTAAAAATAAAGGATTTATGCCGGAAAACTATATTCTGGACAATGTGGAAAGAATAAAACACATACCAACACACATTATTCATGGTGAATATGATTTAGATTGTCGGCCAAGTGGCGCTTATGAGTTGCATCAAAAGCTACCTAATTCGTCGTTATGAATGCTAACTAATACAGCCCACACACAACGAGAGTGGAAAATAGCAAAAAAATTAGTGGAAATAATGCAGAAATTAGAAGTTTAG
- the aspS gene encoding aspartate--tRNA ligase codes for MITKSINNNSLSTKNIGEKVVLHGWIANKRRFGEMTFVDLRDRSGIVQCVFAEDLKLTKESVIEVHGNVVARKSVNKELATGEIEIIVESYTVFSTSLEELPFAVRDDIDVKEDLRLKYRYLDLRRPKMQRNIILKNEVMFAVREFMNKNGFIDIETPLLARSTPEGARDFLVPTRDSNSFWALPQSPQLFKQTLMISGFERYFQFARCFRDEDGRKDRQPEFTQLDIETSFINVDDFQKIIEDLFKHIFAKLGIELKTPLTRLKYFDVFRDYGTDKPDLRFGYKIQDIKNYWENTDFSVIKDTKARRMLYVPNLISKKDFKHISEIALKNKANILFYFVVENGQISHTNFANKTPESVTQLIIDSGNKDGSYFIVANTYENASKSLGAVRVELNDMFSYANPNEYHLSWITDWPMFEYDETTNSWQAAHHPFTQFDHELEELDRLEIDKVMARSYDLVLNGFELGSGSARIFDARTQQKMFDMIGMSAEKQQSMFGWFTDALKYGVPPHCGIGLGLDRLVMILTQEKSIREVIAFPKNAKAQDVFTQAPGAVEQTQLDELHICIKEEK; via the coding sequence ATGATTACTAAATCAATAAATAATAACTCGTTATCAACTAAAAATATTGGTGAAAAAGTAGTGCTTCATGGTTGAATCGCTAATAAACGTCGCTTTGGAGAAATGACTTTTGTTGACCTAAGAGATCGTAGCGGAATTGTTCAATGTGTATTTGCAGAGGACTTAAAATTAACCAAAGAAAGCGTCATTGAGGTACATGGAAATGTGGTAGCGCGAAAAAGCGTAAATAAAGAGCTGGCGACTGGCGAGATTGAAATAATTGTTGAATCTTATACTGTGTTTTCAACTTCATTGGAGGAGTTGCCTTTCGCAGTTAGGGATGATATTGATGTTAAAGAAGATTTAAGATTAAAGTATCGTTATTTAGACCTTCGTAGACCTAAAATGCAACGCAATATTATTTTAAAAAATGAAGTTATGTTCGCTGTGCGTGAGTTCATGAATAAAAATGGCTTTATTGATATTGAAACACCTCTTTTGGCACGTTCAACTCCCGAAGGTGCTCGTGATTTCTTAGTTCCGACCCGTGATTCGAACTCATTTTGAGCACTGCCTCAAAGTCCACAATTATTTAAACAAACATTAATGATTTCGGGATTTGAGCGTTATTTTCAATTTGCACGTTGTTTTCGTGATGAAGACGGGCGAAAAGATCGTCAGCCTGAATTTACACAGCTAGATATTGAAACATCTTTCATAAATGTTGATGATTTTCAAAAAATAATAGAAGATCTATTCAAGCATATTTTTGCGAAGTTAGGTATTGAATTAAAAACGCCTTTAACAAGATTAAAGTATTTCGATGTCTTTAGAGATTATGGTACTGATAAGCCTGACTTGAGATTTGGTTACAAAATTCAAGACATCAAAAATTACTGAGAAAATACTGATTTTTCAGTGATAAAAGACACAAAAGCGAGAAGGATGTTATATGTACCAAATTTAATCAGTAAAAAGGATTTTAAACACATTTCAGAAATAGCGCTTAAAAATAAGGCTAATATCTTGTTTTACTTTGTTGTAGAAAATGGGCAAATTTCTCATACAAATTTTGCCAATAAAACACCCGAATCAGTGACACAATTGATAATCGACAGCGGAAATAAAGATGGTTCGTATTTTATTGTTGCTAATACGTATGAAAATGCTTCAAAATCCCTTGGAGCGGTTCGTGTTGAATTAAACGATATGTTTTCGTATGCTAATCCAAATGAATATCATTTATCTTGAATTACTGATTGACCTATGTTTGAATATGATGAGACAACCAATTCTTGACAAGCTGCCCATCATCCATTTACGCAATTTGATCATGAACTTGAAGAGCTGGATCGTTTGGAGATAGACAAAGTGATGGCACGAAGTTATGATTTAGTACTTAATGGATTTGAATTAGGTTCTGGTTCTGCCCGTATTTTTGATGCAAGAACGCAACAAAAAATGTTTGATATGATTGGTATGAGTGCCGAAAAACAACAATCAATGTTCGGGTGATTTACAGATGCATTAAAATATGGTGTTCCGCCACACTGTGGTATTGGATTGGGCTTGGATCGTTTAGTTATGATTTTAACACAAGAGAAAAGTATTAGAGAAGTTATCGCTTTTCCTAAAAACGCTAAAGCTCAGGATGTATTCACACAAGCGCCTGGCGCAGTCGAACAAACACAATTGGATGAATTACACATTTGTATTAAAGAAGAAAAATAA
- the tuf gene encoding elongation factor Tu: MAKIDFNRDKEHVNIGTIGHVDHGKTTLTAAIASTLAKKGLAEARDYASIDNAPEERARGITINTSHIEYQTEARHYAHVDCPGHADYIKNMITGAAQMDGAILVVAATDGAMPQTREHILLSKQVGVPRMVVFLNKTDMLSEEEAEMVDLVEMEVRELLSKYGFDGDNTPFVRGSAAKALAGEPQWEEKIMELMNAVDTWIETPVKEFDKPFLMAVEDVFTISGRGTVATGRVERGKLNLNEEVEIVGLKATKKTVVTGMEMFRKNLKEVQAGDNAGLLLRGIERSAIERGQVLAKPGSIVPHTEFSAQIYVLTKDEGGRHTPFFKNYKPQFYFRTTDVTGGVEFEAGREMVTPGENVELKVKLIAPIAVEEGTKFSIREGGHTVGYGNVTKIIK; the protein is encoded by the coding sequence ATGGCAAAAATTGATTTTAACCGTGATAAAGAACACGTTAATATTGGTACAATTGGTCACGTTGACCACGGTAAAACCACTCTAACAGCTGCTATTGCTTCGACATTAGCGAAAAAAGGTTTAGCTGAAGCTCGTGATTACGCTTCAATTGACAACGCCCCTGAAGAAAGAGCACGTGGTATTACAATTAACACATCACACATCGAATACCAAACAGAAGCACGTCACTATGCGCACGTTGACTGTCCTGGTCACGCTGACTACATTAAAAACATGATTACTGGTGCTGCTCAAATGGATGGTGCTATTCTAGTTGTTGCTGCAACTGACGGAGCTATGCCTCAAACACGTGAACACATTCTACTTTCAAAACAAGTTGGTGTTCCTCGTATGGTTGTTTTCTTAAACAAAACAGATATGCTTTCAGAAGAAGAAGCTGAAATGGTTGACCTAGTTGAAATGGAAGTTCGTGAACTTCTATCAAAATATGGTTTCGATGGTGACAATACTCCATTCGTACGTGGATCAGCTGCTAAAGCATTAGCAGGCGAACCTCAATGAGAAGAAAAAATTATGGAATTAATGAACGCTGTCGATACTTGAATCGAAACACCTGTTAAAGAATTTGACAAACCATTCTTAATGGCTGTTGAAGATGTTTTCACAATTTCAGGTCGTGGTACAGTTGCTACAGGACGTGTTGAACGTGGTAAACTTAACCTTAACGAAGAAGTTGAAATTGTAGGTCTAAAAGCTACAAAGAAAACTGTTGTTACAGGTATGGAAATGTTTAGAAAAAACCTTAAAGAAGTTCAAGCTGGTGACAATGCCGGACTACTTCTACGTGGTATTGAAAGATCAGCTATTGAACGTGGTCAAGTTCTAGCTAAACCAGGTTCAATTGTTCCTCACACAGAATTCTCTGCTCAAATTTACGTTCTAACAAAAGATGAAGGTGGTCGTCACACTCCATTCTTTAAAAACTACAAACCTCAATTCTACTTCCGTACAACAGACGTTACAGGTGGTGTTGAATTTGAAGCAGGACGTGAAATGGTTACTCCAGGTGAAAACGTTGAACTAAAAGTTAAACTTATTGCTCCAATCGCTGTTGAAGAAGGAACAAAATTCTCAATCCGTGAAGGTGGACACACTGTAGGTTACGGTAACGTTACAAAAATTATTAAATAA
- the tsaE gene encoding tRNA (adenosine(37)-N6)-threonylcarbamoyltransferase complex ATPase subunit type 1 TsaE — MKEFIKFENESIEEVASYVLNNLTASKIILLNGDLGAGKTTLVKSIAKLIQIKDKITSPTFNFMKNYEGLIHIDAYHLSENLDEFEDYYLDNIVAIEWSDNITHNYNNYLDIRINLGAENEHIFKIRKVE; from the coding sequence ATGAAAGAATTTATCAAATTTGAAAACGAATCAATTGAAGAGGTAGCAAGCTATGTGCTTAATAATTTAACAGCAAGCAAAATTATTTTATTGAATGGCGATTTAGGAGCGGGTAAAACAACACTAGTTAAAAGTATTGCTAAACTCATTCAAATTAAAGATAAAATTACCTCTCCAACTTTTAACTTTATGAAAAATTATGAAGGATTAATCCATATTGACGCTTATCATTTAAGCGAAAATTTGGATGAATTTGAAGATTATTACTTAGATAACATAGTTGCAATTGAGTGATCAGATAACATAACACACAATTACAATAATTATTTGGATATAAGAATTAATTTAGGTGCTGAAAATGAACATATTTTTAAAATAAGAAAGGTAGAATAA
- a CDS encoding peptidase M22 has translation MKLYLDTTGEKFVIAAFNQNNNLIASYIITEPKKVPLIPFYCAKICNDLNIKINKFTHFYTNLGPGLFTGVRISLVYLRTIAMITNAKIKTISSMQILAMQNPNKNELFINASGNKHYYYSPKSTEFTIEDVKIMQNNNTNFDVVDYNEFLENFTRYEPLFKEWDEIINIEPYYIKSPQIGV, from the coding sequence ATGAAACTTTATCTTGACACTACTGGCGAAAAATTTGTAATAGCCGCATTCAATCAAAACAATAATCTGATAGCTAGTTATATAATTACAGAGCCTAAAAAAGTACCTCTTATTCCATTTTATTGTGCAAAAATTTGTAATGATTTAAATATTAAAATCAACAAATTTACACATTTTTACACAAATTTGGGTCCCGGCCTATTCACGGGGGTTAGAATATCTCTGGTATATCTGCGCACAATAGCTATGATAACCAATGCTAAAATCAAAACAATTAGTTCAATGCAAATATTAGCTATGCAAAATCCTAATAAAAATGAATTATTTATTAATGCAAGTGGCAATAAACACTATTATTACTCACCTAAAAGTACTGAATTTACTATTGAGGATGTAAAAATTATGCAGAACAATAACACAAATTTTGATGTGGTTGATTACAATGAATTCTTAGAAAACTTTACACGCTATGAACCTTTATTCAAAGAATGGGATGAAATCATAAATATCGAACCTTATTACATTAAATCGCCACAGATTGGAGTTTAG
- the tsaD gene encoding tRNA (adenosine(37)-N6)-threonylcarbamoyltransferase complex transferase subunit TsaD translates to MRILGIETSHDDTSIALLEDGKVLQLHTISQIDFFKEFGGTIPELSSRMHVKNISLIQQILLKNTDLNTIDYIAYTEKPGLIGTLQIGYLFANALSIALNKPLFPVNHLEGHFYSNAIGNIIEYPALCLLVSGGHTQLMYVENPYKMSVIGETLDDAVGEAFDKVGSKLGLGFPGGPIIDKIFNSYTGEYLKFTHPHTENQYDFSFSGLKSQVLNFYNSAVMKGKEIDKKQVAASFQYTAIAYLIKKVKLAMQNYYWKSLVLAGGVSANTELRRQFLELSPKSIVPLKGYTTDNGAMIAMCAYEKIKFKN, encoded by the coding sequence ATGAGAATTCTCGGAATAGAAACAAGTCACGACGACACCTCAATTGCACTTTTAGAAGATGGGAAAGTTTTACAATTACACACAATTAGTCAAATAGATTTTTTTAAGGAATTTGGTGGAACAATTCCAGAATTAAGTTCAAGAATGCATGTTAAAAACATATCTTTAATTCAACAAATATTACTCAAAAATACTGATTTAAACACTATTGATTATATTGCATATACTGAAAAACCAGGGTTAATAGGTACATTACAAATTGGTTATTTATTCGCAAATGCCCTATCGATAGCGCTGAATAAACCATTGTTCCCAGTCAACCACTTAGAAGGTCATTTTTATTCAAACGCAATCGGAAATATTATTGAATATCCCGCTCTTTGTTTACTGGTATCTGGTGGCCATACACAATTAATGTATGTCGAAAACCCTTATAAAATGAGTGTTATAGGCGAAACATTAGATGACGCTGTGGGTGAAGCTTTTGATAAAGTCGGTTCAAAATTAGGGCTAGGCTTCCCTGGTGGGCCGATAATAGATAAAATATTTAATTCTTACACTGGCGAATATTTAAAATTCACACACCCACACACAGAAAATCAGTATGATTTTAGTTTCAGCGGACTAAAGTCACAAGTTCTTAATTTTTATAACTCAGCAGTTATGAAAGGTAAAGAGATTGACAAAAAACAAGTGGCAGCAAGTTTTCAATACACAGCGATTGCATACTTAATCAAAAAAGTTAAACTAGCAATGCAAAATTATTATTGAAAATCTCTTGTTTTGGCCGGCGGAGTTAGCGCAAATACAGAACTAAGACGACAATTTCTAGAACTTAGCCCTAAAAGTATTGTCCCATTAAAAGGATATACAACTGATAATGGTGCAATGATCGCTATGTGTGCATACGAAAAAATAAAATTCAAAAATTAA
- a CDS encoding YdbC family protein: MAIKKDAIKNVIVRHIGKIALTKSGYTKELNLVAWNENEPKYDIRDWSEDHARSSKGITLTAEELKELKLLIDKEVENL, encoded by the coding sequence ATGGCAATTAAAAAAGATGCAATTAAAAACGTGATCGTTCGTCACATAGGTAAGATCGCTTTAACTAAAAGTGGTTACACAAAAGAATTAAACCTTGTAGCTTGAAATGAAAATGAACCAAAATACGATATTAGAGACTGAAGCGAAGACCACGCACGCTCAAGTAAAGGTATTACTTTAACAGCCGAAGAATTAAAAGAGTTAAAACTATTAATTGACAAAGAAGTGGAAAATTTATAA
- a CDS encoding GNAT family N-acetyltransferase — protein sequence MIEIANKEQLEEIMQLLHTDVDNNFFFIGDIEQFGINSNIHKTLIKTIDNKIKTVLIVFNQTLLFYDPEFRLSWEEIESLINEYKISNINLSEKMFEHFRFNFESISRFTIHAQTLAKLDKKINIDSSIVQKATIDDIPHIVWSRLKIAEFSSFSQSYQAEFQSYLHSFKSGVLNPFIIKNEIDGVISCATIGINAGKISVIGGIFTLEKYRNQGLAKQVTGALANWIMDQNRTPVLFYHNPVAGQIYTQLGFEPIGKVYTVVLKENHV from the coding sequence ATGATAGAAATTGCAAATAAAGAACAACTTGAAGAAATAATGCAGTTATTGCACACCGATGTTGACAATAACTTCTTTTTCATTGGAGACATTGAACAGTTTGGCATTAATTCAAATATCCATAAAACACTTATTAAAACTATTGATAACAAAATCAAAACAGTTTTAATCGTTTTTAACCAAACATTGTTATTTTATGATCCCGAATTTAGATTAAGTTGAGAAGAAATTGAATCGTTAATCAACGAATACAAAATATCTAACATTAATCTTTCTGAAAAAATGTTTGAGCATTTTCGTTTCAATTTTGAATCAATTTCTCGCTTCACCATCCACGCACAAACGCTTGCTAAATTAGATAAAAAAATCAATATTGATAGCTCGATTGTACAAAAAGCAACAATTGATGATATCCCACACATTGTATGGTCACGGCTAAAAATTGCTGAGTTTTCAAGTTTTTCACAATCTTACCAAGCCGAATTTCAGTCGTATTTACACAGTTTTAAATCAGGTGTACTAAATCCATTTATAATTAAGAATGAAATTGATGGCGTAATAAGCTGTGCGACTATTGGGATTAACGCCGGCAAAATAAGTGTTATAGGTGGGATTTTTACACTTGAAAAATACCGCAATCAGGGCTTAGCCAAACAAGTTACAGGCGCCTTAGCGAACTGAATAATGGACCAAAATCGTACACCTGTCTTGTTTTATCACAATCCTGTGGCAGGGCAAATTTATACACAACTTGGATTTGAACCAATTGGAAAAGTTTATACAGTTGTTTTAAAGGAGAATCATGTTTAA
- the ffh gene encoding signal recognition particle protein: MFNFLENRIQKSIQKMNKKTMINEEDIIEVTRDIKMALLEADVNLKVVKEFVNNVKQKALESRLVGSLNASEQMIKIVHAELQEILGGSVKDIKITRKPFIIMMTGLQGSGKTTASAKIAYYLRKKNYINKPLLVAGDIYRPAAVQQLVTLAKSIQVDYFEKGVATSAQNIVAEALTYANENKNDLIIIDTAGRLSIDDALMNELEDLKHIAHPDEIFFVADALSGQDIINVASTFNEKLNLTASVITKLDSDARGGAALSLAKVLGLPIKFIGTGEKISNLDLFYPDRMADRILGMGDVLSLIEKAEEVYNPDDASNMIAKILKGSFTLDDLMSNLGQIKRLGKMKSILKMIPGLANKISDDKISEAEQKMASYEILISSMTKKERKNPKLLKQASRKARILAGSGRSAFEYNRLINDFEAMSKQMSEMAKKIKSGNLSDLNKMGLGGMF; the protein is encoded by the coding sequence ATGTTTAATTTTTTGGAAAACAGAATTCAAAAATCAATTCAAAAAATGAATAAAAAAACAATGATTAATGAAGAAGATATCATTGAAGTTACTCGCGATATTAAAATGGCGTTGCTTGAAGCTGACGTTAACTTAAAAGTTGTAAAAGAATTTGTAAATAACGTTAAACAAAAAGCCTTAGAATCGCGTCTTGTCGGTTCATTAAACGCCAGTGAACAAATGATTAAAATCGTTCATGCTGAATTACAAGAAATACTAGGTGGAAGTGTTAAAGATATTAAAATTACTCGTAAACCATTCATAATTATGATGACTGGTCTTCAAGGATCAGGAAAAACAACTGCTAGTGCCAAAATAGCTTACTACTTACGTAAAAAAAATTACATCAATAAGCCATTACTGGTTGCAGGCGATATTTATCGTCCAGCTGCCGTGCAACAGCTTGTGACTTTAGCAAAAAGTATTCAAGTGGACTATTTTGAAAAAGGTGTAGCAACAAGCGCTCAAAACATCGTTGCTGAGGCACTTACATACGCAAATGAAAATAAAAATGACTTAATTATAATCGATACTGCTGGACGTTTATCAATTGATGATGCATTGATGAATGAGTTGGAAGATTTAAAGCATATTGCTCACCCTGATGAAATCTTTTTTGTTGCCGATGCATTAAGTGGCCAAGATATCATTAATGTAGCCTCAACTTTTAATGAAAAATTAAATTTAACTGCAAGCGTAATTACTAAGCTTGACTCGGATGCCCGTGGCGGAGCTGCATTGAGCCTTGCAAAAGTTCTTGGCTTACCAATCAAATTTATTGGTACGGGTGAAAAAATTTCTAATCTTGATTTATTTTATCCTGATCGAATGGCTGATCGAATTTTGGGAATGGGCGATGTTTTAAGCTTAATTGAAAAAGCAGAAGAAGTTTATAATCCTGATGATGCCAGCAACATGATTGCTAAAATTCTTAAAGGAAGCTTCACTTTGGACGATTTAATGAGTAATTTGGGTCAAATTAAACGACTAGGTAAAATGAAATCTATCTTAAAAATGATTCCTGGTTTAGCAAATAAAATTAGCGATGACAAAATTAGTGAAGCTGAACAAAAAATGGCTTCATATGAAATATTAATTTCATCAATGACTAAAAAAGAGCGTAAAAATCCCAAATTACTAAAACAAGCATCAAGAAAAGCAAGAATTTTAGCGGGCTCAGGGCGTAGTGCTTTTGAATATAATCGCCTAATAAATGATTTTGAGGCAATGAGCAAACAAATGAGCGAAATGGCGAAAAAAATTAAATCCGGCAATCTATCAGACTTAAACAAAATGGGTTTGGGCGGGATGTTTTAA